The nucleotide sequence CGAACCGCCTGAACAATGATAAATAAGAACACAAATATTCCCGTTAGTGTCCAGACCCAATCTTTGAAGGCAGTTAGTTCTGATGTACCAGAAGCTAAACCACTCGCTAACGCAGGGTTAGCGAAGATCAACGCCATAAATACAGAGAAGAAAACTTTTGCGCTTTGACCTTTCAAAACATCGCGTAATAAATCCATTGTCAATCAATCCTTATTAAAAATCTTTAAAGACATCCCAATGCTCATGGGATTTCGGAACAGGTTTTTCTAAATTTTTTTCTTCTTGGTTAGCTGTAGTTGTTTTTTGCGTATACGCAATTCCTGAAAACTTGTCTACATAGCTGAGTTGGTTATCGCCTTCCTTAACAAACCCCCTTTTAAAATTGCCGCTGTAGTAGCAGCTAGCCGCTTTGTTTAGTAGTTCTGTTTGGCTATTGCTTGGAAAAGCTTTTTCCGCTCTAACTAAACAGTTATGAAAAATTTTTGCACCTGCTTCAATGCTTTTACATGGATCAAATGCAGACTCAAAATCCAACCCAGTGTCTTCAAAGTTGGTCTTATTAACTTGCATTAGGCCCACTGAATAGTTGAAATTTCGTTCATCCAAGCTTTCAATAAAGCTACTAGCCTCTTCTATGGTCTCTGGTTGTTGAAACCTTTTTGCTCCTTCAAGACCGACAATAGCAACAGCTAGCGGGCGATAACTGCTTTCAATTTCAGCTATTCTTTGAATAATATTAGGTTCAATGCTTGTCCCTACTTGGCAGCTAGCCGCCAACTGTAGTACTACACTTGCCTCTAAAATCATTCCCTATCTCCGTACGTAGGCGCGTCTGGGAATAAACTCAAATGTTGCTGTAGGATTAATGCAGCAGCATCAGTTTTTCTAGTTACTCCCATCCCCTTCTTGTTCACACTGAAGAAATGATTAAGCAACTTGTTTTCTTCAATATTCAAATCGAAAGAAACATGACTATAACTGCCATCAACCGACTGTATACTCGTTTTATCCCAGCGAGAAAATCGTGCTATATAATCCAATACACGATTTTTCGCTTCCATTTTCTTTGATCTACCACTGCTTTCAGATGAAACGCTTAGTTTTTGATTTGTCGTACTATCAATCCTTAGAGTTATATTCATGATCCCTCAAATCTTTATCCGATACCGATTTAAAATCGACATAAAAAATGCATCCAATAGGATACAAACTGTAAAACATGATATCGTTGTAATTCACACCTGTACTTTTTAGAGTCAGGTCACAATTTATAAATCGCCATCGTGTATGAATGATATTTAACAGCGCATCATCCTAGCTATAGAGAGCAGTTCATTACAGCAGCCGTGACAGGAGTAAATCGCACCGCCGTGGCTAATTGGGCTAAGACGGGCAAGATATCTATCATTAATTGACAAATTGATAAAAATGCTTAAGTGAATGATTCTTAACATGGGCTTAATATCCCATCAATTAATTGACATGTCACAGCGTCAATTAATTGTTTACGTGACACCTAGATGAAATTGGTGAGCAAAAGTATACTCGTTTCATTTATGGTGTTAACTACATTCAAATAATCTTTTTTGATCAGGAACTCACTAACATTAAGAAAACAGAGCATTAAATATAGAATAGTGATTTTATACGTTTTAAACATCGTGAACTTAGATTACTAATTCACAGAATAAATGATTTAATAATTTGACATCAACAAACTTAATGCCCATTTTTTCTGACTTAAAATAGGGGGTTAATATTCGAGACAATAAATCTCGGATATTTCCCCTCAGGATTCAAGACATCGCTTTCCTTCTCTCTGAAGAAAAACCTCATTATCGACAAAAACAATAAACCAAGCGCAAACCATTAATGGGGGTAATAATATGGTATTTTGGTCCACTCAACCCGATTTTTTGCTTAAACGTGCCTTTTTAAAAAACGTCGTTTTATTAACATTTTTTTAACACGACTAATGACGGGATACCTCTCTACTTATCTGTTGAAAATCCCAGCTACACCTTTTTTTGCACTTCAACCCAAAACGGCTAGGGCAGATTATCTATATTATGTTAAATAGGCGGGATTTTTCTAAAATTTCTCTTGTTGCCAACTCACCGCCCTCAACGGGCGATGGTTAAA is from Thaumasiovibrio subtropicus and encodes:
- a CDS encoding lytic transglycosylase domain-containing protein — translated: MILEASVVLQLAASCQVGTSIEPNIIQRIAEIESSYRPLAVAIVGLEGAKRFQQPETIEEASSFIESLDERNFNYSVGLMQVNKTNFEDTGLDFESAFDPCKSIEAGAKIFHNCLVRAEKAFPSNSQTELLNKAASCYYSGNFKRGFVKEGDNQLSYVDKFSGIAYTQKTTTANQEEKNLEKPVPKSHEHWDVFKDF
- a CDS encoding TraY domain-containing protein, with product MNITLRIDSTTNQKLSVSSESSGRSKKMEAKNRVLDYIARFSRWDKTSIQSVDGSYSHVSFDLNIEENKLLNHFFSVNKKGMGVTRKTDAAALILQQHLSLFPDAPTYGDRE